Part of the Leptospira langatensis genome is shown below.
TGACGAGAACGGAACCTTATTATGGAAATTGAAAGCAGAAGAGGCTTATCTATTCTCGGACAAAAAGATGTACATTCTCTATGGAGTGGATTTCGATCAGTATGAGAACGGAAAATTCAAGTCCAAGATCACTGGAGACAAGGGAGTCATCAACCAATCCGAAAAGTCCATGGAACTGCAAGGGAATATCTTTTTAAGAACGGACGAGAATCGGACACTAAAAGCAAAATCCTTACACTATAACGACGAAACCAAAGAACTCACATCCAACGAAGAAGTGGTAATCAACGCTAGCGGCACATATATTCGAGGAGTGGGTCTGAAGGCGGACAAGGATCTAAATAAGTTTACCATTATCCGACCTACTGCGATCACTCAAGGAGGAGCCAATCCTCTTTCTTCCACAGATAAATAAAGAGATGAAATCCAAGTCCTTATCCTTCTTCTTATTTGCTTTATTCTTTATTTTGCACTCTCGGGCCCAGTCGCATACCCGTCCTCCTTTGCTTTTCTCATCGGAAGATCTGGAACCTAAGACATTCCAGGGAGTGGGAGAATCTGATCCGAAACGAAATGAAAGCTTCCCCACATATTGGGGAGGGAATGCTCTTACCCAAGAAGATCGAGAAGTGCAAGGACTAAAAGTAACCATCTTCAGTTTAGAGGGTGGAGCCTGGATCCAACATAAAAAGGTGAAATTAGCCGCCAATCGGATCGAAGTCTACGGCAAGGAAGCATATAAGGCTTTTCTAAAGAATGGGGTCAATATTGAGGATCATGAAAACGGGACCGTTCTCAAGGCCGGCATCGGAGAATACGACAAGTACGAAGAGATCGTTCATATTAGAGAAAGACCCAGGCTGTATTTCCGAGATAAGACTGGAAAGAACACGATCATCTCCGCAACTACCATAGACAGAGAGCTCGCTACCAAGACTACAAGGCTGCACGGAGGAGTGATCGTATCCCATCCGGAGATCACCATATTCTGTGCAGAAGCAGTCTTTAAAGAATCGGAACAGCTCATCACCACAGATCCGAATCCAATCCTTATTTCCAAAAACCGTTATTTGACCGGACAGAAACTTGCATTCTATACCAACGAGAGTAAGAT
Proteins encoded:
- the lptC gene encoding LPS export ABC transporter periplasmic protein LptC, which codes for MFSPKKFLQELDKETVQKYGPPAALGLVVLIILIYFSVGGKPDAKYSRVEGEREQGSTVSFKNFQKDQYDENGTLLWKLKAEEAYLFSDKKMYILYGVDFDQYENGKFKSKITGDKGVINQSEKSMELQGNIFLRTDENRTLKAKSLHYNDETKELTSNEEVVINASGTYIRGVGLKADKDLNKFTIIRPTAITQGGANPLSSTDK
- a CDS encoding LptA/OstA family protein; amino-acid sequence: MKSKSLSFFLFALFFILHSRAQSHTRPPLLFSSEDLEPKTFQGVGESDPKRNESFPTYWGGNALTQEDREVQGLKVTIFSLEGGAWIQHKKVKLAANRIEVYGKEAYKAFLKNGVNIEDHENGTVLKAGIGEYDKYEEIVHIRERPRLYFRDKTGKNTIISATTIDRELATKTTRLHGGVIVSHPEITIFCAEAVFKESEQLITTDPNPILISKNRYLTGQKLAFYTNESKIILDEKTVLFQSAIESKKDSEGKESKQTVITILKGDKIVSSPNENNERSVLITGNATVLRNDLKITSNTLESIGSDSSIIKARKNIRVHDRENNLLLTGHVFDYFRKEEYMHLTEEGKMEFLEKNSDKVTSTITAQEFERFLDKKETVIRGDIRIKAKSTDAMGEYATYHENEESILLEGNPRIDRSGKILRAGKIVFYPREGRSILTEGVHLGN